A genome region from Microplitis demolitor isolate Queensland-Clemson2020A chromosome 1, iyMicDemo2.1a, whole genome shotgun sequence includes the following:
- the LOC103577784 gene encoding eukaryotic translation initiation factor 4H: MAGCGDHEDSRDYLSGINRGGSRKPLPTEPPYTAYVGNLPDGIVQRDIDRIFEKQNVKNVRLVKDRETDRFKGFCYVEFEDIADLEEALQLNGRVKVETNIVKIDVAEGKRNDRGGFDRRRGGNSAGGGGGSFGYNDRRPQGNSGPGSRQGSGGYNSDVRGGNRGNYGNFHEDGGPGRDWSSRSSSGPPRSSYGGTSGPRRGGGPGNSDRSKSFQDEPFLKGPPPDVSGRKKLVLQKRSVPDPVNALAESSKSSSIYGGAKPREERVDSSGK, from the exons ATGGCTGGTTGTGGAGATCATGAAGATTCGAG AGATTATTTAAGTGGTATAAATCGTGGTGGAAGTAGAAAACCACTGCCTACTGAACCTCCATATACTGCATATGTTGGCAATTTACCTGATGGAATCGTTCAAAGAGACATTGACAGAATATTTGAGAAACAGAATGTGAAAAATGTACGATTGGTTAAAGATCGAGAAACTGATAG atttaaagGATTTTGCTATGTCGAGTTTGAAGATATTGCTGATTTAGAAGAAGCTTTACAGCTCAATGGACGAGTTAAAGTTGAaacaaatattgtaaaaatagaTGTTGCAGAAGGAAAACGAAATGATAGAGGTGGATTTGATAGAAGACGAGGTGGAAATTCAGCTGGCGGTGGAGGTGGaagttttg GATATAATGACCGCAGACCGCAGGGAAATAGTGGTCCAGGTAGTAGACAAGGTTCGGGAGGATATAATAGTGATGTAAGAGGTGGTAACAGAGGTAATTATGGAAATTTCCATGAAGACGGTGGTCCCGGACGAGATTGGTCTTCTCGTAGTAGTAGTGGTCCTCCAAGGTCTTCTTATGGAGGTACTAGTGGACCTCGACGTGGAGGAGGGCCTGGTAATTCCGATCGCAGCAAATCTTTCCAAGATGAACCATTTCTTAAAGGACCGCCTCCag acGTGAGTGGACgaaaaaaattggttttacaaaaaagatcAGTTCCTGATCCAGTTAATGCACTTGCTGAATCTAGTAAGAGTAGCTCGATTTACGGAGGAGCTAAACCTCGAGAAGAAAGAGTAGATTCGAGTGGAAAGTAA